In Candidatus Caldatribacterium sp., a genomic segment contains:
- a CDS encoding ABC transporter permease — translation MRRRWVVPPEIFAVGLAFLLGMLVLFVTGYPPLQAFEALLRGAFGTRNAVGQTLTQATPILFTSLAFLLAFRSGIFNIGVEGQFLVGAFVATLVGIFLRGIPFPAHAVLALFLGGLGGAAYALLPAFLKVYLGAHEVITTMMLSYVALYLTSYFVNYPLKAPGWVAQTELVASSARLPKILPPTQLSLAFPIALGFALLTLWFLERTVHGFAIRAVGLNPEASENRGISVRRYQVLAFVLSGFIAGVGGGGEILGVHGRFVDGFSPGYGWDGIAVSLVGRLHPLGCVLASVLFGMLRAGGMTMTRVTKVPLDLSLIIQALVILLVAAPFFIRYLGSFFRREGKR, via the coding sequence ATGAGGCGTAGGTGGGTCGTTCCCCCCGAGATTTTCGCCGTTGGTCTTGCTTTCCTTCTGGGGATGCTCGTGCTCTTTGTCACCGGGTATCCTCCCCTTCAGGCTTTTGAGGCGCTTCTGCGAGGAGCTTTCGGAACCCGAAATGCCGTTGGGCAAACGCTCACCCAGGCCACGCCCATTCTCTTCACCTCCTTAGCGTTTCTCCTTGCCTTCCGCTCGGGAATTTTCAACATCGGTGTGGAAGGGCAGTTCCTGGTGGGGGCTTTCGTGGCCACCCTTGTGGGAATTTTCCTGCGGGGAATTCCCTTTCCGGCGCACGCTGTCCTGGCTCTTTTCCTTGGAGGGCTTGGAGGGGCGGCGTACGCCCTTCTTCCGGCATTCCTCAAGGTGTACCTCGGGGCCCATGAGGTCATCACCACGATGATGCTGAGCTACGTCGCCCTGTACCTCACGAGTTACTTCGTCAACTACCCCCTCAAGGCTCCAGGATGGGTGGCGCAGACAGAGCTCGTGGCTTCCTCAGCAAGGCTCCCCAAAATTCTCCCTCCAACACAGCTCTCCCTTGCATTCCCCATTGCCCTCGGTTTTGCTCTCCTTACCCTTTGGTTTCTGGAGCGGACTGTGCACGGTTTTGCCATCCGGGCAGTGGGACTCAACCCGGAAGCCTCGGAGAACCGCGGGATTTCGGTGCGGCGGTACCAGGTTCTGGCGTTTGTCCTCAGCGGTTTCATCGCGGGGGTTGGTGGGGGAGGGGAGATTCTCGGGGTCCATGGGCGATTCGTGGACGGTTTCTCCCCGGGGTACGGGTGGGATGGAATTGCGGTGAGTCTTGTGGGGAGGCTCCACCCCTTGGGGTGCGTTCTTGCTTCGGTACTCTTTGGGATGCTCCGGGCAGGTGGTATGACTATGACTCGGGTAACCAAGGTTCCTCTTGACCTTTCTCTCATCATCCAGGCTCTTGTCATCCTCCTTGTGGCAGCGCCCTTTTTCATACGCTACCTCGGGAGCTTCTTTCGAAGGGAGGGGAAACGGTGA
- a CDS encoding ABC transporter ATP-binding protein encodes MLALSVRGLTKCFGEVVANDHIDFGVAEGEIHGLLGENGAGKSVLSSCIYGLYRPDEGKIFLRGKEVHIASPLDAIRLGIGMVHQHLTLVPHLSVWENIVLGREPRRGLWINREEAFREIERLLTETGFQVELTERVENLPVGVRQRVEILKILFRGADILILDEPTAVLTPQEVDQLIATLRRLKAQGKTIVFISHKLKEIFALCDRVTVLRRGRKVGTLPIQEATFETLAEMMVGRRVFLEFPKEEVEKGEVLLSLQGVSTDPPGVPLRDISLEVRSGEILGIAGVEGNGQSELAEVIVGLRKPKRGVVLYRGRDITRALPKERILSGIAHIPEDRHRLGVILDFSIWENLILGFETEPPFRRGWMTLDLSAIREFARRKIREFDIVALNEDVPLRALSGGNQQKVVVARELAFEPMILVACQPTRGLDVAATEYLRNILLAARRRGKAVLLISADLDEVRALSDRVLVMYEGRIVGELAPESDEYRFGLLMGGRTLHEA; translated from the coding sequence ATGCTTGCCCTTTCGGTACGGGGCCTCACGAAGTGTTTCGGAGAAGTCGTTGCCAACGACCACATCGACTTTGGTGTTGCCGAGGGGGAAATCCACGGGCTTCTCGGTGAAAACGGGGCGGGAAAGTCTGTCCTTTCAAGCTGCATCTACGGGCTCTACCGCCCCGATGAAGGGAAGATTTTCCTCCGGGGGAAAGAAGTCCACATCGCAAGCCCTCTTGATGCCATTCGCCTTGGCATCGGTATGGTCCACCAGCACCTGACGCTTGTGCCTCACCTTTCAGTTTGGGAGAACATCGTCCTTGGTCGAGAACCGCGCCGGGGTCTTTGGATTAACCGTGAGGAAGCCTTCCGGGAGATTGAGCGGCTCCTTACTGAAACCGGCTTTCAGGTGGAACTCACCGAGAGAGTCGAGAACCTTCCTGTGGGGGTACGGCAGCGGGTGGAAATCCTCAAAATTCTCTTCCGTGGGGCGGATATCCTGATTCTTGATGAACCCACTGCGGTGCTCACCCCTCAGGAAGTGGACCAGCTCATCGCCACGCTCCGCCGCCTGAAAGCTCAGGGAAAGACGATTGTTTTCATTTCCCACAAGCTCAAGGAAATCTTTGCCCTCTGCGATCGGGTGACGGTGCTCAGGCGAGGGAGAAAGGTCGGGACGCTCCCGATTCAGGAGGCCACCTTCGAAACCCTTGCGGAGATGATGGTGGGAAGGCGGGTCTTTCTCGAGTTCCCCAAGGAGGAAGTGGAAAAGGGGGAGGTTCTCCTTTCTCTTCAGGGGGTGTCGACAGACCCTCCTGGTGTTCCTCTCCGGGATATTTCCTTGGAGGTTCGTTCCGGGGAAATTCTTGGCATCGCGGGGGTTGAGGGGAATGGCCAGTCAGAACTCGCCGAAGTCATCGTGGGGTTGAGGAAGCCAAAGCGTGGGGTAGTGCTCTACCGGGGGAGAGACATCACCAGGGCTTTGCCGAAAGAGCGAATCCTTTCCGGCATTGCCCACATTCCCGAGGACCGGCATCGCCTTGGGGTTATCCTCGATTTCTCAATCTGGGAGAATCTCATCCTTGGATTTGAAACAGAGCCCCCTTTCCGTCGGGGATGGATGACTCTCGACCTTTCGGCGATTCGGGAGTTTGCCCGCCGGAAAATCCGGGAATTCGACATCGTGGCTTTGAACGAAGACGTTCCCCTCCGTGCCTTAAGCGGAGGAAACCAGCAGAAAGTGGTGGTTGCCCGGGAACTTGCCTTTGAGCCGATGATTCTCGTGGCCTGCCAGCCAACCCGAGGCCTTGATGTGGCCGCTACTGAGTACCTCCGGAACATTCTCCTTGCGGCACGCCGCAGGGGCAAGGCAGTCCTCCTCATCTCGGCAGACCTTGACGAAGTTCGGGCTCTGAGCGATCGGGTCCTCGTGATGTACGAGGGAAGAATTGTGGGGGAACTTGCTCCGGAAAGCGATGAGTACCGATTTGGGCTCCTCATGGGGGGAAGAACACTCCATGAGGCGTAG
- a CDS encoding BMP family ABC transporter substrate-binding protein, producing MKRALLFAVVLLFVFSSFSFAAPKKIGVILATGGLGDKSFNDISYAGALRAKEELGVELDYVEPKAIAEYEGYQRDFAASGEYEIIVCVGFDQADALNKIAQEFPEQKFAIVDMVVNQPNVASLLFKANEGGFLLGIAATYMTKTKKIGIVGGMDIPLIRDFFLGFEEGVKWANTGAVVLPVVYVGGWADPTKGKELALSLIDSGCDVIWAAAGKSGLGALEAAKERGVYAMGVDACQCYLGDHIFASLTKRVDVAVYETIKAAFAGTFQGGVYEKGVAEGWIGNCRFPEEESFWEERFGFKHAVELPKEALEKMLEAREKIAQGEIRVPRPPEFGG from the coding sequence ATGAAGCGGGCCTTGCTCTTTGCGGTGGTGCTCCTTTTTGTGTTCTCTTCTTTTTCCTTCGCGGCACCGAAGAAAATCGGGGTTATCCTTGCCACCGGAGGCTTGGGGGACAAATCCTTCAACGATATTTCCTATGCGGGGGCGCTCCGGGCAAAGGAGGAACTCGGCGTTGAGCTCGATTACGTGGAGCCAAAGGCAATTGCCGAGTACGAGGGGTACCAGAGGGATTTCGCCGCATCCGGGGAGTACGAGATCATCGTCTGCGTTGGCTTCGATCAGGCGGATGCCCTGAACAAAATCGCCCAGGAGTTCCCCGAACAGAAGTTCGCCATTGTGGACATGGTGGTGAACCAGCCGAATGTGGCCTCTCTCCTTTTCAAGGCAAACGAAGGAGGATTCCTCCTTGGTATTGCAGCAACGTACATGACAAAGACCAAGAAAATCGGAATCGTGGGCGGTATGGATATCCCCCTCATCCGTGACTTCTTCCTGGGATTCGAGGAAGGCGTGAAGTGGGCGAACACCGGTGCGGTGGTTCTCCCCGTGGTGTACGTTGGCGGCTGGGCTGATCCGACGAAGGGTAAGGAGCTTGCTCTCTCCCTTATCGACAGCGGCTGCGATGTGATTTGGGCGGCGGCAGGAAAAAGTGGCCTTGGGGCCCTTGAGGCGGCAAAAGAGCGGGGTGTGTACGCCATGGGGGTTGATGCCTGCCAGTGCTACCTTGGAGACCACATTTTTGCCAGCCTGACGAAGCGGGTGGATGTTGCAGTGTACGAGACGATCAAAGCCGCTTTTGCAGGAACTTTCCAGGGAGGAGTTTACGAAAAAGGCGTTGCCGAAGGATGGATTGGGAACTGCCGCTTCCCTGAAGAGGAATCCTTCTGGGAGGAGCGTTTCGGTTTCAAGCATGCCGTAGAGCTCCCAAAAGAAGCCCTCGAGAAAATGCTCGAAGCCCGGGAGAAAATTGCCCAAGGGGAGATTCGGGTTCCTCGACCACCGGAGTTCGGCGGATGA
- a CDS encoding VOC family protein, with translation MELSRGVHHVALMTKDMEESLRFYRDLFGFTLVERFFDEGEGAEIAFLSLGNTLLELLAPQNPEGWVHPSGFHLAFEVDDVASVFALLKERGVPVLLAPAESHGFHYAYFSGPMGEVVEIVKRL, from the coding sequence ATGGAGCTTTCTCGAGGCGTCCACCACGTAGCGCTTATGACGAAGGACATGGAGGAGAGCCTCCGGTTCTACCGGGACCTTTTCGGTTTTACCCTGGTGGAGCGTTTCTTTGATGAGGGAGAGGGAGCAGAAATCGCCTTCCTTTCCCTCGGGAATACTCTTCTTGAGCTTTTGGCGCCTCAAAACCCCGAGGGGTGGGTGCACCCTTCGGGGTTCCACCTTGCCTTTGAGGTGGACGATGTAGCTTCAGTTTTTGCTCTCCTCAAAGAAAGGGGCGTTCCCGTCCTTCTTGCTCCTGCCGAAAGCCACGGTTTCCACTACGCCTACTTTTCCGGTCCCATGGGAGAGGTCGTAGAAATCGTCAAGCGCCTGTAG